Sequence from the Deinococcus radiotolerans genome:
ATGGGCCCAGCTGACCTGCAGCGCTATGGAGATGAGCTTGCTGTTTCAGGCTTCGTGATCACGCAACACGACGTCCCGCTGCTTAAGATCGCCCCCCTGCTGCGAAGGGCGAAGCGCGCGGGATGCGAGTTGATCGTGATTGATTCCTACGCTTCCATCGCTAACCAGACTGGAGAGGAGAACGCCGTGAACTCCAATGCGGTGGCTGAGAAGGTCCTCAAGCCGCTTGCGGATCTGGCACATTCGCTCGGACTGGCGATCGTCGTGTTACACCACACCAGGAAGGACAGCAATCAATACGAGGGGGCACAGCGTATCAAGGGGTTGGCGGACGCCATGCTGCAGCTGAGCTTGGACCAGAACTCTGGTCACATGGCGATCACAGCTCATAAGGTGCGGGGAGACTTCGAACCCTTGTCATGGGAAGCGAGAGGGCATCCCAACCTCCGCAGCCGCGCTCGCGCCGATCAAAAGGCAGGAGGCCGACATAAGGACACCGAGCGGCGCGAGTGGCTTGTGCAGCTTCTCAGCCAGGGGCCAGTGCTCACCAGTGAGGTTAATACTCGGTTCGAGTCGACGTTCGGGACAGGAGCCAAGCGGTTGGAGCACATTATTCGGGCCTTGATGAATGAGGGTATCGTTCGAAAAGCCAAGAAGGGCCGGGAGGTCGAACTGAGCCTCTTACCTCCGGTCAGTCAGGTCGGATCACGGACGTCAGATGTCCCCCTTATATATCCCCCAACGACTTCCGAGGTTTGACTCAGTCTGTGGAGCGGGTCAGCAGGCTCAGGTGGGTCCTGACCATCTTTCCTCTATCACCCCATGTGCTTGGCTGGCACTAAAGATCTCACTCGAGTGACGGTCATGATCCTCGCTTCCGCTCGGAAAATCTCCGCCATGAGCGCGGAGATTTGGGTGAACAGGGGAGAGGAGTTGGTGCAGGCCGGCGAGCCGCAGAATTCGGCGACGTCGCCCCGCAACGCCGCAATCGGCAAGGTTGTCAGGACTCCCCCCCACTCCCCCCGGGGTCAGGCGTGCGAGGCCCACGCAGGTACGCGAGAGAGGCAGGGCACTGAATCAGGCCCCCAGTAGGCACCAGCTGGCGCTCTCCAGAGCAGCCGGGCAGCGATGCCACGAGTCCTGCAAGGGTTCGGGGGTGACCACGCACAGGCGCCTGGTCCGCGCACCGGCCCTCACCCTGTCGGCGCTGACGCGCCAGAACGTTCAGTGTTGGCCAGCCAGAGCTCGGCTGAATGAACGCTGCGCCTGACTGCTGGCCTCAAGGAGAAGACATGAACTCAGCGCAAGACTCGTATACCCTGGCCGAAGTCGCCTTCCCCTCCACCTCAGCGCTTCCGCCAGGCCGGCAGGTGTTGCTGCTCGTCGTAAGTGACACCGTGGAGGACCTGGTGTGGGCCCAGGTGGAGGAGGGATTGCCGGCGTCCGTGCACCGCGCGCAGATCGTTCAGGCTTCCGGATGCTTTCCCGATCTGCCCGCTGGGAGCGAAATCTACTTCCGGCCGGAACATGTGCTGCAGGATCGGGCTGGCGGGCCGTATGGCCGCTGGAGTGCTCCTGGTGCCCTGACTGCCTGACCAGGTAACAGAGCCCAGGTCAGCCGGTCGGCAACCAAACTGGCGGCTCTTCCGAGGTTCCTCTGTCTGGCGGGTGCAGCTGGCCTTTTTCTACCGAACTCGGGCCTGTTCGACCCGCTCATGGGGACGTAAACGCCTGTTTCGAGCCGCGAATGGACGTAAATCAGACAAAACCGGCCAGGGTGTCGGGAGGTGTCGCGCGGGAACGGTGCACGCTTCTACCTTGTCGACTGAGCGTTGCTAGGGAACCGGCGCCTGTCTGCTGGGCATTGCGGGCGTGAACACCCCCGACACCCCACCTGTTCATGCCCATTTCGCCCTGTGCGAACGTCGTCCTGGCCGTATTCTGGAGCACACGATGCCAGCCAACACCACCGAGATTGAGCGCCGCCTGTGGGCCGCTGCCGACAACCTGCGGGCGAACAGCAAACTCCGCAGCCACGAGTACAGCACCCCTGTCCTGGGCCTGATCTTCCTCGCCTACGCCGACTACCGCTTCACCGAAGCCAAGACCCGGCTCTCGGCTGGTGGAGGACGGCGCAGTGGGGTCACCAAGGACGACTACCAGGCAGCGGGCGTTCTGTACGTGCCCGAAGCTGCGAGGTACTCCTGGTTACTCCAGCTTCCCGAAGGTGCCAACGTCGGCCAGAGCATCAACGACGCCATGCGCGCCATCGAGGAGGAGAACGAGGACCTGCGCGGCGTGCTCCCCAAGCTCTACAACCGCATCGACAACAGCATCCTGGTCGCGCTCCTCAAGGCCTTCAACTTCGCGGAGATCGCCGATGACCTCGAAGGGGACGCGTTCGGCAAGATCTACGAGTACTTCCTGGGCAAGTTCGCGCGGGACGAAGGGGGCAGGGGTGGCGAGTTCTACACTCCGACCAGCCTCGTCAAGCTGATGGTGGAGATCATGGAGCCCTTCCATGGCCGCATTTATGACCCGGCCTGTGGCTCGGGCGGCATGTTCGTGCAGTCTGCGCGCTTCGTGGAGGAGCACCGGGCGAACCCGACGTCAGAGATCAGCGTGTACGGCCAGGAGAAGACTGCTGAGACCGTCAAGCTAGCCCGCATGAACCTCGCGGTGCACGGCCTGAGTGGAGACATCCGTCAGGCCAATACCTTCTATGAGGATCCGCACACCAGCCCCAGCAAGTTCGACTTCGCCCTGGCGAACCCACCCTTCAACGTCTCAGGTGTGGACAAGGACCGGATCGGTGTAGATCCGCGTCTACCCTTCGGCCTGCCGCGCACCGACAACTCCAACTATCTGTGGATGCAGTACATCCACTCCAGCCTGAACGAGCGGGGCCGCGCCGGGGTCGTCATGGCGAACAGCGCGAGCGACGCGCGCGGCAGCGAGCAGGAGATTCGCCGCCACCTCATCCAGGCCGGGGCCGTTGACATCATGCTGGCAACCAGCTCGAACCTCTTCTACACGGTCACGCTTCCCGCGACGGTATGGTTCTTCGACAAGCGCAAGAAGGGTACCCCTCGCGAGGATCAGGTGCTGTTCATTGACGCGCGACACATCTATACGCCGGTCACGCGGGCTATTCGGGAGCTGAGCGGCACGCAGGTAGAGTTCCTGGCAAACATCGCCAACTTGTACCGGGGCGAGGCCAGCGAAGACCTCCATGGCAGCGCTGCGCTGATGACCGAGCACTTCCCGAACGGCGCCTACCGCGACGTCCCCGGGCTGTGTAAAGTTGCCACGCGTGCTGAGATTGAGGCGCAGGGTTGGAGCCTGAACCCTGGCCGCTACGTGGGGGTGCAGGCCCGCGCTGTCGACGATTTCGATTTCAGCGTGCGCCTGGGCGAACTGAACGAGGAACTAGAGGTCCTGAACGTCGAGGCGCACGAGCTAGAGGAGCGAATCTGCGAGAACATGCAGGCGTTGCTCGAAGGGGTCGGAGCGTGACTTGGAAATCTTTCACGCTGCGCGATCTTCTAGTGGAAACAAAGGATGGTGAATGGGGCCAGGGTGAGCCTTTTGAGGACTCTGTCCTAATGCGGGTCATTAGGGGAACTGATTTTGACAACGTCCGAGTGGGGGATTTATCTTCCGCACCCCTTCGTTACATTAAGGGGCACACAGCCTTACGGAAAGCCCTTAGATCTAGCGACATATTATTGGAAACGGCTGGCGGTTCTAAAGATCGTCCCACGGGCAGAACGGTCTACCTGCACTCATCGCTATTCAACTCATCTGAAGTGAAATTGACTTGTGCAAGTTTCGCAAGATTCTTGAGGATTGACGTTAGCAAGGCTGACCCTAGATTTATCTATTACCTGCTATCCAGTTTATATACGCAAGGGAAACTTAGAAAATACAATACGCAGCATACAGGTGTATCGCGTTTCCAATTTACTGTCTTTGCTGATAGTGAACCCCTTAGCTTGCCTCCCTGCCCCACCCAGCGCAAGATCGCAGTCATCCTCTCCGCCTACGATGACCTGATCGAGAACAACACACGGCGCGTGCGGGTGCTGGAGGAGATGGCCCGCGCCCTGTACCGCGAGTGGTTTGTGGAGTTCCGCTTCCCAGGGCACGACACTGCCGAGTTCGTGGAGGACGAGCAGGGGCATAGGCCGAAAGGATGGGAGTGGCGACAGCTTCGGGAGGTTGCAGCAACAAACTTCCTCAGCATTAAGAAGGGCAAGGAGCCTGATGAGGTGCTGTACGTTGACCTCTCCTCAGTGGGAACGGGAGCCATTGAGACGGCGGCGTTGATGCCCTTCGAGTCTGCTCCCGGGCGTGCACGTCGTTTGGTGCGTCACGGCGATGTGATTTGGGCGACAGTGAGGCCGAATCGCCGCACTTTTGCGCTTGTGCTGAATCCAGACCCACGCCTCGTGGTGTCTACGGGCTTCGCGGTTCTAACACCAAACCAGGTTCCTTACACTTTTTTCTACATGACCACGACGACGGAGGACTTCTCGGCCTACCTCGTCGGGCGGGCACGCGGCGCGGCCTACCCGGCGGTTGTGGCTGAGGATTTCGCACAGGCTCCACTGCTCATCCCAGACGAGGACATTCTTCGACTGTTCCATGAGCGGGTTGAGGCTATGGCGCTTCAACAAGAGAACCTTCGCGTCCGTAACGCCAACCTCCGCCGCACCCGTGACCTGCTCCTTCCCCGGCTGGTATCGGGTGAGCTGGACGTGTCGACGCTGGATGTGCGGGGGCTAGAGATTGAGGAAGTAGAGCGGCAAGAGGAGGCGGTGGCGTGATCGCAGAGCAGGCGAAGCTGGCGGAGTTGCTGGAGGGCAGCAAGCAGTTCGAGGTGCCGCTGTATCAGCGTCCCTACTCTTGGGGCACGCCGGAGCGCGAGCAGTTCTGGCGGGACATCGTGCGCGCCGGGCGGGACCCCAAGCCGACCCTGCACTTCACGGGGTCGGTGGTGTACATGGAGCGCCCCGGCAGCATGGCCGGGAACCTGAAGCGGGCGCGCCTGATCGACGGACAGCAACGCCTCACGACCCTGACCCTGCTGATGCTGGCCCTGGCGGAGCGTCTGGCCGAGGTCGGCGAGCTGGAGTTGCCACTGGAGGGCACGGCAGACTCCCAGCGTGTGGAGGCGTCCGACCTCCGCAACGACTACCTCGTGAATAAGCGGCTGAGCGGCGACTCTCGGTACAAGCTGCTGCCCACCCACGTGGATCGCGACACCCTCAAGCACCTGCTGGGCGACGCGCCCCCGCCGGACAAGGTGTCGCGGGAGGTGCAGGCCGGGGCCGAGTTCTTCCGGGGCAGACTGACCGAGCCGGGCGTCGACCTGCGGGAGGTGCTGCGCGGCATCCATAAGCTCCAGGTGGTGACCGTCGCGCTGGAGGAAGGCCGGGACGACCCCCAGCTCATCTTCGAAAGCCTCAACAGCACTGGCAAGGACCTGACGCAGGCCGACCTCATCCGCAACAACGTGCTGATGGGACTGGAGGCTGCCGAGCAGGACAACCTCAGCCGGGACTACTGGGTGCCGATGGAGGCGCTCTTCGCGGACACCGAGGAGGGGACCTTCGACCGCTTCATGCGCGACTTCCTGACCCTGCGAACGCGCAGCCTGCCCAACGAGCGGGAGGTGTACGCGGCCTTCAAGGCGTACCGGGCGTCCCGTCCCACCGAGGAAAGTGTGAAGGCCCTGGTCGCAGATGTGGTCCACACCGCGCGGCTGTATCTGGGGATCATCGATCCCGCGCGCCTGCCGCAGACGGCCCTTCGCCTGGCGATGGAGGACCTGACAGCGCTGCGTCTGCGGGTCATCTTCCCCTTCCTGCTCGAACTGCTTGAGGACCGCGAGCGCGGCCTCCTGACCCCTGAAGACCTCGTGCGTTCCCTGCGTCTGATGGAGTCGTTCCTGCTGCGCCGTGCGGTGGTCGGCGCTCGCACGGCACCCCTCAACCGCTTCTTCGCCGGACTGGGGCGCGACCTGAAGAAGGACGACTACCTCCGGTCCCTGGAGCGGGCGCTGGTGCGCTTTCAGGACCGGGACCAGGACGGCTTTCCCACTGACGAGGTGTTCGCCCGCTCGCTTCAGGAGGTGGCCCTCTACCGCTTGAACGTCTGTAAGCACCTCCTTGTCCGGCTGGAGAACAGCTTTAATCCGAAGGAGAAGCTCTGGCACGCTGGCCTCACCATTGAGCATGTCCTGCCGCAGAACGAGGATCTGAGCCAACCCTGGCGGGACATGCTGGGTGCTGACTGGCGGGGCATTCAGGAGCGCCTAGTGCACACCCTCGGGAACCTCACGCTGACCGGCTACAACAGTGAGCTGGGCGATCGCTCCTTCGAGGAGAAGAGGAAGCTCCCTGAGCCTAAGGGCTATGTCCACAGCCGCCTGTTGATGACCCGGAAGATCGCGGACCTTGACGTCTGGAACGAAGCGGAGATCGTGGCAAGGTCGGCGACGTTGACGCAGCATGCGTTGGGCCTCTGGGCCTATCCAGAGTTCACGCCTGAGGAAATCACTGCTCTCCGTGTAGAAGGGCGCCAGAGAAGCAAGGTCAGAACTGTCGAGGATCACCTGGAGACCAGCGGCCCGGCGTTGCGAGAGCTCTTCGGACAGGTGCGGTCGCGACTCGCTAAGTTACACGAAGGCGTCACGGAGGCATCGCAGAAGACCTACGTGGCCTACAAGATTCAGGGGTCGAATTTCTGCGACATCGTGCCACAGCCTGCGCTGGATACCGTCAAGGGTTGGCTGAATCTGTCTCCTGAGCACCTTGACGACCCGTTGCACCTGACCCGGGATATCACCGGCAAGGGCAAGCCGGGAAACGGGAACGTGGAGTTCACTCTCCCTCTCCAGTCGGACCTCGACGCATTCGAGGCCCTGGCACGACAGGCGCTCGATTATCAGCTGGCTCGCCAGAGCAAGCCCGGGGGTGAGACTGCGACTTCAGAGGCACCAGGGATGGTGGACTTCTCCCACCTGCCTGAAACAGTCCAGCAGATTCTCCATGAGCTCGAAACACGGACGCGCGGGCTGAGCGGTGACGTCTGGGACAACCTCACGCAGTTCCACCGCTCGTTCCGTGCTCGCCGTGTGTTCATGGAGGTGCGCCCCCGCCAGAGTGCCATCCATGTCTCGGTCAAGCTGGCGCCGGAAAGTCTGCAACCCGATGAGCAGGAGGGCTGGGGGCAGGGTGGAGCCTGGCTCTCGCGCACCATCCGCACCCTGGAGGAGCTGGAGCATGCGTGGCCGGCCATGGTGGCGGCATACCTGCGGCAAGAAGAGGGCGCTACGGATGTCAAGCTGCCCGGGGTCAGCAACGCACAGTACAAGCAGGCCAAGGCGATCTACGCCGAGTTGCTCAGCCGGGCTTCGAACGTCGCGGATGACGTGACGGTCCAGACGACGCAGAAGAGCGCCAAGTTCTATGTTCCTGGGAGTGCTGGTCCGAGAGAGTTTATGAGGCTGTACAGCAGCTCGATCAGCGGAAGCGCCGGTGTGCGCCTGAATCTCCTTCCTGGCGCTCTGGACAATCCGGCTGGGCTCGGCCGGCCGGTGGATCCTGGCAACGAAACGTCCGGCTTCGTGGAAGGTCACTTTGAAGTTCGAGCGACAGCAATGGATGAAGTCGATCCCATCATGCTGCTCGTGCGCCAGGCGTATGAGGTCCACCGTGCGTGAATTCAGCGAGGCCAGGCTGGTGGAGGAGACCTGTCTCGCCATCCTCCGGGACCTTGGCTGGCGAACCGCAGACGCCACGCACGAGGTGCTCGGTGAGGCAGGCACCCTGGGGCGCGAGAGCCAGCGCGAGGTGGTGCTGGTGCGTGAGCTGCGGGCCGCCCTGGTCCGGCTCAATCCGCACCTGCCAAAGACCGGAATCGAGCAGGCCGTCGAGGTGGTCACTCAGGACCGTTCGGCCCTCTCGGCTGTGGCTGCCAACCAGGAGCTGTACCGCCTGATGGTGGACGGCGTGCCGGTCCTGGTGCCTGACGACGATGGCGAGCGGCCCGAACGGGTCCGGGTGTTTGCTTGGGAGACCCCTGAAACCAACACCTTCCTGGCAGTGCAGCAGCTCACGGTCAAGAGTGACCTCTACACCCGCAGACCGGATGTCATCGGCTTCGTCAACGGCCTGCCGCTGGTGTTCATCGAACTGAAGTCGACGCACCGGCGCCTGAAGAACGCCTACAAGGACAACCTCCGCGATTACCGCTCAACCATCCCGCACCTGTTTCATCCCAACGCGCTGGTGATTCTCTCGAACGGTACGGAAGCGAGGGTGGGAAGCATGACGGCCGGCTGGGAGCATTTTGCCGAGTGGGTTCGTGTCGAGCGCGAGGACGAACCGCGGCGTGTGGGCCTGAGCACCCTGCTGCGCGGCACCTGCGAGCCCTCACGCCTGCTGGACCTGGTAGAGAACTTCACCGCGTACCTGGAGACCCAGGGCGGCGTGGCGAAGATCCTCGCCAAGAACCACCAGGTGCTCGGGGTGAACAACGCCCTGGGGGCGCTGAGGGAGACGGCTCAGAACCGGGGCCGCCTCGGGGTGTTCTGGCACACCCAGGGCTCGGGGAAGAGCCTGAGCATGGTGTTCTTCTCCCGTAAGGTCCTGCGCAAGGTCCCCGGTAACTGGAGCTTCCTGGTGGTCACCGACCGTGAGGAACTCGACCAGCAGATCTACACGACGTTTGCGCGCACCGGCACGGTCCATGAGCCCGAGGAGCAGGTCCGTGCCGGCAGCGGGGCTCACCTCAAGGAACTCTTGCGCGAGGACCACCGCTTCCTGTTCACCCTGATCCAGAAATTCCATACCCCTCAGGGCGAGGTCTACCCACAACTCTCGGCGCGGGGTGACGTGATCGTCATGACGGACGAGGCGCACCGCAGCCAGTACGACGTGTTCGCCGGGAACATGCGGGCCGCCCTGCCGAATGCCGCCTTCATCGGCTTTACCGGCACGCCGCTGATGGAAGGGGAACAGAAGACCCGGGAGGTGTTCGGAGATTACGTCTCGATATACAACTTCAGCGAGGCGGTGCAGGACCGCGCCACGGTGCCGCTGTACTACGAGAACCGGATCCCGGAGCTGCAACTCACCAATGCCCAGCTTCAGGCCAACATGGAAGACCTCCTTGACCGCGAGGGTGTAGACGAGGACGCCGAGCGGCTGGTCGAGCGGGAGTTCAGCCGCGAGTACCAGCTGCTCACCCGGGACGACCGGCTGGAGAAGATCGCCCAGGACCTGGTGAGGCACTTCCTGGGCCGCGGACAGTTCGGGAAGGGCATGGTGGTGAGCCTCGACAAGGCCACAGCCGTCCGCATGCACGGCAAGGTCCAGCGGTACTGGCAGGACGAGATCGCCGCCACGGAAGCCGAGCTCACCACGGCCACCGGCGAAGCACGGGACGCCCTGCTGGGCCGCCTGCGCTTCCTGCGGGAGACGGACATGGCCGTGGTGATCTCTCAGGCGCAGAACGAGATCGCCGACTTCGCCGACCGGGGCCTGGACATCCTCCCGCACCGCCGGCGGATGGTCACCGAGGACCTCGAGGGCAAGTTCAAGGACCCCGCCCATCCGCTGCGGCTGGTCTTCGTGTGCGCGATGTGGATGACCGGCTTCGACGCGCCCAGCGTCAGCACCATCTACCTCGACAAGCCCATGCGCAACCACACCCTCATGCAGACCATCGCGCGTGCCAACCGCGTCTGGGAAGAGAAGGTGAGCGGGCTGATCGTGGACTATGTCGGGGTCTTCCGCAACTTGCAGCGCGCCCTGGCCATTTACGGCGCAGGGAGCGGCTCAGGCATGGGCGACGAAACCCCTGTGCAGAACAAGGACGAACTCCTGGCAGCCCTGCGGGCGGTGCTCGGGGAGGCGGAAGCCATCGTGACAGCCCACGGGGTCGACCCGCAGGCCATCCTGCAGGCCACTGGAGAGACGAAGCTCGAGCTGATCCGCGACGCCACGGACGCCCTGTTGGCTGGGGACGACGTGCGGAAGCGCTTTACGGATACGGCCAACACCGTGAACCGGCTTTACAAGGCGGTGCTGCCGGATCCTGCGGCGCAGGCCTACGCGGCACAGCGGGCCCTGTACCGAGTCCTGGCGGAGCGCCTGAACTTGGATGAGGACGAGCCCGAGGTGGACGGCGTCATGCAGCAGGTCGAGACATTGCTGGACACCTCAGTTGCAGCGCACGGGTACGTGATTCGCGACGGGACCACCCGCATCGACCTGAGCCAAGTGGACTTCGACAAGCTCCGGGCGATGTTCGAGAAGACGCCCCGGCAGCGGACCGAGGCCGAGAAGCTGCGCGCCGCGCTCAACGGTGAAGTGCAGCGCCTGACCCGGCTCAACAAGACCCGCGTGAACTACGCGGCACGACTGGAGGCCATGATCCAGGACTACAACTCCGGATCGGCCAACGTCGCGGTCTTCTTCGAGGAACTGGTACGCCTGGGACGCGACCTGAGCGAGGAGGTCAAGCGCGCCGTGCGTGAAGGACTCAGTGAAGAGGAACTGGCGGTGTTCGACCAGATCACGGCGGCGTCCGGAGACGTCGGCGACCAGGAACGCGAGGCGGTGAAGGCGGTGGCACGGGGGCTGTTGACCCGGCTTAAAGGGGACCGCCTGGTGCTGGACTGGCGTAAGAAGCAGCAGGCCCGGGCCCAGGTCAGGCAGGCGATCAGGCAGGAACTCGATGCGCTCCCCGAACAGTTCACTCAGACGGAGTACGACGTGGCTGTGAATGCTGTCTACGCTCACGTGTACGAGGCCTACCGAAGTAAGGACGAAAGTATATATGCATGAGGCAGCGATTCTCAATTCAGCCATGGGTAGGGAGGAACAATTTTGAAGGTATTTATCTTTGGTGCTGGTGCCTCCTTCGGTTATGCCGACTCTAAGACAGGTCTAGGAATGCCATTGGCGCGTAACTTTTTTGAGACCTTCCATAAACTTTCAATTAGTGATGATCGTAATGTACTTCATGGATTTTTGATCCATGAGGCTGCTAGGCGAGTCGGTGTCCCTTTGGGGGATGCTGATTTACAAACCAAATGGGCTGAAAAGTATTGGGTTAAGTGGAATCTTGATATTGAGGTATTCGCGACTGAAATAGAGCGACAGCTATCTCTTATTTCTTCTGGTGAGAATAATGATGTCATGGAAGTCATGCATTATACCAAGGCATATGATGAACTGATCTTCCTGTTTGCATCGGTTATGAACGAAATTCAGAATGGGGAGATCAATCAAGCATATTTATGTTTAGCGCGCAAAATCGATAAAGATGACTTGCTTATAACTTTTAATTGGGATACTATGTTAGATCGAGCGCTAAGTGCAACGGGACAATGGCATGTTGATGACGGATATGGAGTTCAGTTTAAGAAGATCTATCGGGATGGATGGACGAATCCTCAATCATTAAATTCAAAAAATTCACTTTTAAAGCTGCATGGATCAACCAACTGGCTGATGCCTTATAGGACTTTCCATCTTGCGCTGCACGAGCGTAATTTTGCAAATATTGGCGTTGATCCCAAAGACCGCATTTTATATGCCTATGAGTCAACTAAGAGTCCATATGAAACGTGGGAGGGAAGGTATAAAGGGGGATATGAACCGTTTTCATATTATTATTACCCGCCAAATATTCCGATAGATACTCCTAAAGTCTCCGGTCGAAGTCTCGTATCTATAAATGCAATGCCTCATCTAAAGGAATACGGTAAGGTTTCATTAAATCCTGAGATGCAGGAGGCCATGCCTTTGATAATACCTCCCATTCAAAATAAAGAGTATGGAATACTAGGTGGAATTCTGGATGATATATGGTATAAGGCTGGGAAATCGATAATCACATGTGATGAAGTGATCTTTATCGGCTATAGTTTTCCTGTGACAGATGTACGAAGCTGGAAGATGATGGATGACGCCTTAAAATTCCGCGAGAGACCTTTAAAGATCACTATTGTAAATCCATATCCAGGCGACTTAAAGGATAGACTTGAGGAAAGATATGGAGATATGATTGAGGTAAGTGTTCAATATATGGGATTTACCGAATTTATTAGTGACTACTAATATCCGTTAATGATATGGCGTATAATCCAAATACCAATTGATGAATTCTAATGTAATGAAAAATTCTTCTGTCGAGCTCAATCAGAAAGCGTAGGTTCTAGCTGTCCTATGCAGTGTTGATATGAATGTTCGAGCAATTCGCGGCGCTTGAGTGTCAGGCGTTCTCCACCGTGCAGCGCGAGGACGCGGCGGAACAACTCTTCCTGGGCGTGCGGTTCTGCAAGTTCCGGCTCGAGCCGCCGCACCTCCTGCATCAGGGCGGCCAGTTCCAGAGGGGGAATATCAGTGAAGTCTCTGGAACCTCGTTCCCGCAGGATCACTGGAGTAGTGCCGTGGAGGCGCACGACCTTCTCGACCTGTCCAGGCTGCCCATTTTCGTCTGTCTGCTCGAAGATGCCCTGGCGGAGCCCCCGGGCCACCGCCCTGTTGAGGTGGCCCTGCAAGGTCTTGCCGTACGGCAGGCCGGCGGCGCGGGCATAACTGCGGTAGGCCACGCGGCACAGCATGGGCCCTTCCACCTCGATGATCTGCCGCAGTCCCTCGATGACCGGCTCAGGGCTCGGGAGGTCCTGGGGATGGGGCAGCAGGCCGGGCTCGGCGACGCGGTGAGGCGCCAGCACCAGCTCGGGAATGGCGGTCTGAGGCACGGCTGCCTCGGGAACGTCAGGACTGAGGACCTGCCCAGCCTGTTGCGCCAGGGTGATGGCGTCTTCCGGCACCTGCGCGGCATCGACAGCGTCGTCGGGAACGGCTTCGGGAATCGCCTGCGTCGCCACAGGGGCGAAGTTGCGCGGGTCGTTGTGGGGATAGACGCCCCGGGCGTCCAGCGTGCGCCACAGGTCCTCCAGGGCCGCTTCAGGATCACGGCTGAAGGTGCTGCCGCGCACGCGCCAGAACTGCATTCCAGCGCGCTCGAGAACCTGCTGCCGGTGGAGGTCCGCCTGGAACTGCTCCGGGCCGTGCCACTGGTCCCCGTCACACTCCACGGCGAGCCGGCCACG
This genomic interval carries:
- a CDS encoding type I restriction endonuclease subunit R, whose amino-acid sequence is MREFSEARLVEETCLAILRDLGWRTADATHEVLGEAGTLGRESQREVVLVRELRAALVRLNPHLPKTGIEQAVEVVTQDRSALSAVAANQELYRLMVDGVPVLVPDDDGERPERVRVFAWETPETNTFLAVQQLTVKSDLYTRRPDVIGFVNGLPLVFIELKSTHRRLKNAYKDNLRDYRSTIPHLFHPNALVILSNGTEARVGSMTAGWEHFAEWVRVEREDEPRRVGLSTLLRGTCEPSRLLDLVENFTAYLETQGGVAKILAKNHQVLGVNNALGALRETAQNRGRLGVFWHTQGSGKSLSMVFFSRKVLRKVPGNWSFLVVTDREELDQQIYTTFARTGTVHEPEEQVRAGSGAHLKELLREDHRFLFTLIQKFHTPQGEVYPQLSARGDVIVMTDEAHRSQYDVFAGNMRAALPNAAFIGFTGTPLMEGEQKTREVFGDYVSIYNFSEAVQDRATVPLYYENRIPELQLTNAQLQANMEDLLDREGVDEDAERLVEREFSREYQLLTRDDRLEKIAQDLVRHFLGRGQFGKGMVVSLDKATAVRMHGKVQRYWQDEIAATEAELTTATGEARDALLGRLRFLRETDMAVVISQAQNEIADFADRGLDILPHRRRMVTEDLEGKFKDPAHPLRLVFVCAMWMTGFDAPSVSTIYLDKPMRNHTLMQTIARANRVWEEKVSGLIVDYVGVFRNLQRALAIYGAGSGSGMGDETPVQNKDELLAALRAVLGEAEAIVTAHGVDPQAILQATGETKLELIRDATDALLAGDDVRKRFTDTANTVNRLYKAVLPDPAAQAYAAQRALYRVLAERLNLDEDEPEVDGVMQQVETLLDTSVAAHGYVIRDGTTRIDLSQVDFDKLRAMFEKTPRQRTEAEKLRAALNGEVQRLTRLNKTRVNYAARLEAMIQDYNSGSANVAVFFEELVRLGRDLSEEVKRAVREGLSEEELAVFDQITAASGDVGDQEREAVKAVARGLLTRLKGDRLVLDWRKKQQARAQVRQAIRQELDALPEQFTQTEYDVAVNAVYAHVYEAYRSKDESIYA
- a CDS encoding DUF559 domain-containing protein; the protein is MFLSMVDSPTDGRRASKRSRDDAIFQPRYNVAASRARDQLWLFHSVDLPDLHPEDLRASLIRHVRNPELAQFQPLADARIQDLRTEAARPGRARNNAPRPFDSWFEVDVYLQLAERGYRVIPQFEMNGYRIDLVVEGQRGRLAVECDGDQWHGPEQFQADLHRQQVLERAGMQFWRVRGSTFSRDPEAALEDLWRTLDARGVYPHNDPRNFAPVATQAIPEAVPDDAVDAAQVPEDAITLAQQAGQVLSPDVPEAAVPQTAIPELVLAPHRVAEPGLLPHPQDLPSPEPVIEGLRQIIEVEGPMLCRVAYRSYARAAGLPYGKTLQGHLNRAVARGLRQGIFEQTDENGQPGQVEKVVRLHGTTPVILRERGSRDFTDIPPLELAALMQEVRRLEPELAEPHAQEELFRRVLALHGGERLTLKRRELLEHSYQHCIGQLEPTLSD